A genomic region of Candidozyma auris chromosome 5, complete sequence contains the following coding sequences:
- a CDS encoding tRNA 1-methyladenosine methyltransferase subunit GCD14 has protein sequence MTFYECKDIIEEGDLVLAFVSRGLIKPFYVTKGEFLNTRFGNFEHDRMIGMKYGSQMAGAKDKGFVHLLQPTPELWTLSLPHRTQIVYTPDSSYIVQRLGITSGSRVIEAGTGSASFTHAFARTLGRDGRLFTYEFHEPRFLEAKKELEEHGLLQVNTLATHRDVCHDGFEIDNLPEQFSENGSINANAVFLDLPSPWTAIPHLSKVVSQTSRVGICCFSPCIEQVDKTIEALEANGWTGIEMAEIAGRRYEARKEMVKDLSDVVKRLKDIQGRKTSGIESRRLARVGDGKRNNEPQGGVKRDIREVESEDTASPEPKPRGYNPFGKGMRIREGDEQFQWKQVTKVEPEIKTHTSYLTFAYLTPQKTT, from the coding sequence ATGACTTTCTACGAATGTAAAGACATAATCGAGGAAGGAGACCTCGTGCTTGCGTTTGTAAGCCGAGGTCTCATAAAACCCTTTTACGTCACCAAGGGCGAGTTCTTGAATACCAGGTTTGGTAATTTCGAGCACGACAGAATGATAGGCATGAAGTACGGATCCCAGATGGCTGGCGCAAAGGATAAGGGCTTTGTCCACCTCCTTCAGCCAACTCCAGAGCTCTGGACATTGTCGTTGCCCCACAGAACTCAGATCGTGTACACGCCGGACTCATCGTACATTGTGCAAAGACTAGGCATCACCAGCGGGTCCAGAGTGATAGAAGCTGGGACTGGATCGGCATCTTTCACTCATGCTTTTGCCCGTACGCTAGGCAGAGACGGAAGACTCTTCACCTACGAATTCCACGAGCCCCGTTTTCTagaagccaagaaggagttggaggagcACGGTCTTCTTCAGGTGAATACTCTTGCTACCCATAGAGATGTGTGCCACGATGGGTTTGAGATCGATAACCTCCCAGAACAGTTCAGTGAAAACGGTTCCATCAATGCTAATGCtgtttttcttgatttACCGTCCCCGTGGACGGCCATTCCGCATTTGTCTAAAGTGGTGTCCCAGACCTCGAGAGTTGGGATCTGCTGCTTCAGCCCGTGTATAGAGCAAGTGGACAAAACAATTGAGGCGCTAGAGGCCAATGGATGGACTGGGATAGAGATGGCCGAGATCGCCGGGCGCCGCTACGAGGCCCGCAAGGAGATGGTCAAGGACCTCTCTGATGTTGTGAAGAGACTCAAGGATATACAGGGCAGGAAGACTCTGGGAATCGAAAGTAGAAGACTTGCGAGAGTGGGAgatggaaaaagaaacaacGAGCCACAAGGAGGAGTCAAGAGAGATATTCGTGAAGTTGAGAGCGAAGATACAGCGCTGCCCGAGCCAAAGCCCAGAGGCTACAATCCATTTGGTAAAGGCATGAGGATAAGAGAAGGCGACGAACAGTTCCAGTGGAAGCAGGTGACCAAAGTCGAGCCTGAGATCAAAACGCATACTTCGTACCTCACGTTTGCATATCTTACTCCGCAGAAGACCACGTAG
- the ARP2 gene encoding actin-related protein 2, whose protein sequence is MDTTPIVLDQGTGFVKIGRAGTNFPDHTFPSLVGRPILRAEERNALVPDNIEIKDIMCGTEASEVRSLLQISYPMENGIIKNWEDMEHLWDYAFYEKMRTPTEGKKILLTEPPMNPLKNRETMCDVMFEKYQFGGVYVAIQAVLALYAQGLSSGVVVDSGDGVTHIVPVYESVVLNHLTRRLDVAGRDVTRNLINLLLRRGYAFNRTADFETVRQIKEKLCYVSCDLALDHKLATETTTLVETYELPDGRVIKVGSERFEAPECLFQPNLVDVEQPGVGETLFNTIQAADVDIRSSLFKAIVLSGGSSMYPGLPSRLEKELKQLWLTRVLKGDPSRFDKFKIRVEDPPRRRHMVFIGGAVLANIMSDKDHMWISKQEWEEQGPRVLEKLGPR, encoded by the exons ATGGACACCACTCCGATTG TCCTCGATCAAGGTACTGGTTTCGTCAAAATCGGACGGGCTGGCACCAACTTCCCTGACCACACATTCCCATCGCTTGTTGGTAGGCCCATCTTGAGAGCTGAAGAGAGAAATGCATTGGTGCCTGACAATATCGAAATCAAGGACATCATGTGCGGCACTGAAGCCAGCGAAGTGAGATCGTTGTTGCAAATAAGTTATCCAATGGAGAATGGtatcatcaagaattgGGAAGATATGGAACACTTATGGGACTACGCGTTTTATGAAAAGATGAGAACACCTACTGAGGGCAAGAAAATCTTATTGACCGAGCCTCCAATGAACCCTTTAAAGAACAGAGAGACTATGTGCGACGTGATGTTTGAAAAGTACCAGTTCGGCGGTGTTTACGTGGCCATTCAGGCTGTGTTGGCCTTGTATGCTCAGGGGTTAAGCTCTGGTGTAGTTGTTGATTCCGGTGACGGTGTCACTCATATTGTTCCGGTTTACGAGTCGGTTGTGTTGAACCACTTGACGAGAAGATTGGATGTGGCTGGTAGGGACGTCACTAGaaatctcatcaacttgttgttgcGCAGAGGCTATGCCTTTAACAGAACAGCTGATTTTGAAACCGTTCGTcaaataaaagaaaagttgTGCTATGTTTCTTGTGACTTGGCGTTAGATCATAAATTGGCTACGGAAACAACAACGTTGGTTGAAACGTACGAGTTACCTGACGGACGTGTGATTAAGGTGGGCTCTGAAAGGTTTGAAGCACCAGAGTGCTTGTTCCAGCCCAATCTCGTGGATGTTGAGCAACCAGGTGTGGGTGAGACATTGTTCAACACAATCCAGGCCGCTGATGTTGACATCAGATCCTCTCTTTTCAAAGCTATTGTCTTATCTGGTGGTTCCTCTATGTACCCTGGGTTGCCCTCAAGATTagagaaagagctcaagcagTTGTGGTTAACGAGAGTATTAAAGGGCGACCCTAGCAGATTTGATAAGTTCAAGATCAGAGTGGAGGACCCTCCTAGAAGAAGACACATGGTCTtcattggtggtgctgtCTTGGCTAACATCATGTCTGACAAGGATCACATGTGGATATCAAAGCAGGAGTGGGAAGAACAAGGTCCAAgggtgttggagaagttgggtCCACGTTAA